CTCGAATCCATAACGAGACGGGCCTCCCGCTCCTGGTTTCGGAATACGATATCGGCGAAGCCGACGATACCAAGCAGAAAAACGATTACGCAAACCAGATTCCGTTTATGTGGGAAACTCCCTGGGTCGCGGGCATTACCATCTGGGGCTATATCAACGGCTCTACTTGGGTTGCAAACACCGGCCTTATCGAAAAGGATGGCCGCAAGCGCGCTTCCATGAACTGGCTCGAAGAATATTTTGCAAACAACTTAAGCAAGGGCAAGAACGATGTGACCTTCACGCCGATTGAGCCCGAACCGCAGCTTCCGTTCAAGGGAGAACCGATTGCCATTCCGGGTAAAGTCGAAGCCGAAGATTTCGATATCCCGGGCAAGGGCGTCAACGAAGACGGCACGAGCAACCAGTCCTATAGCGATGATTCCGAAAATCACGGCGATAGCGATTACCGCAAGGACACCGGTGTCGACCTTTACAAGAAGGCGACTGGCGTGATTGTGGGCTACAACAGCGAAGGCGACTGGCTCGAATGGACCGTGAACGTGGGTGATGCAGGTGACTACACGATGTTTGCCGCCGTCGCTGCCGCAGGTTCTACTTCCAGCTTCCAGCTCTCCCTCGATGGCAAGGCGCTCACTGACGTGATTGCGGTTCCTGCCGCCAAGGAAGGCGAAGAAAATTACGACGACTACAACAAGGTCAAGGCCAACGTGACCCTCCCGGCAGGCAAGCACATTCTCCGCATGGACGTAACGGGCGCCTGGTTCGACGTAGACTACTTCACCTTCGTGAAGGGCAAGGACGCGACTGACCCCGAACCGATCGAAAATCCGGGCCAGGAAACCTCTATTGGCAAGAACCTTGAACTCACGAACAACAAACTTCAAGATTACTACGTGTTCGACATGCAGGGCGTGCGCATGGGCGTGCTTTCGGCCTATGGTTTCGATGCCGCCAAGGAAATTCTCCAGAATTCCGGCGCCGTCAAGACTTCTGGCGTGTACTACCTGCGCAGCCGTAGCACCGGCAAGATGCAGTCCGTACGCATCACGAAATAAGACCGATTTTTCCATCTCTCTCTTAGACACATAGACCGAACAACGGGCCTCGGGGCGAATGCTGCGGGGCTCGTTTCTTGCTCTTTACATTATTATGGATATTTTATCAATGGAAATCCTTGAAGACCGTGAGCGATTCCGCCTTTGCCGAGATAATTTTATAGGAGCATGGTGTAACTTTAAAAAAGGATGTGGTTTCATGAAACAGAAACTTTCTTTCTCTGCTTTGGCGGTCGCACTTTCTTGTGCCGTTCCGTCGTTCGCTGGCCCCGGCCTTGCCGATGGCGCAGCCAAGTTCGTTGGTAACATTACTCAGAGTAATAGTGTCGGCTCAGACTTTACTGCGCTCTGGAACCAGGCTACGGCTGAAAACGGCTGTAAGTGGGGCTCCGTCGAAGGTCAGCGCGGCAAGTACAACTGGGGCGCCTGCGATGCTGCCTATAACTGGGCAAAGCAGAATGGTGGTCACTTCAAGTTCCACGCTTTGGTGTGGGGCTCCCAGTATCCGAGCTGGCTCAATGGCCTTAGCACAGACGAAACCAAGAAGGCGATTACCGCCTGGTTCGATGCGGTCAAGCAGCATTACCCGGATCTCGAAATGATCGACGTGGTGAACGAAGCTATCCGCACGGGCAACAACAGCTATCATTCTCCTTACGGCAAGAACAACAACATCATTCCGGCACTCGGTGGCGATAACGGTGGCAATTACCAGTTCGTAACGACCGCCTTCAAGATGGCGCGCGAACGTTGGCCGAAGGCTATCCTCATTTATAACGACTATAACACGGTTCAGTGGAACAAGGACCAAGGTATTCAGCTTATCCAGACCATCAAGAAAAACGGTGCTCCGGTCGACGCATACGGCTTGCAGGCCCACGACATGATGAGCCAGGGCGGTGGCCAGGGCGGTACCGGTGGCGGCGGCGTCTGCTTGAACATCAATACGCTCAAGAGCATTACCAAGGAAATCTGGGACAAGACCCAGACCCCGATGTTCATCAGCGAATACGACATTGCAACTACCGACGACAATATCCAGAAGCAGTGCTACTCCGAACAGATTTCTCACTTCATGGAAAACGAACACATTGCCGGCATTACCATCTGGGGCTACATTTATGGTCGCACTTGGCTCGACTGTAACGGCACTGCGAGTGGCTGCTCCGGCATTGTCAAGAATGGCCAGGACCGCGCCGCTTTGAAGTGGATGAGGGAGTACCTCAAGAGCAACAAGGGCGTGAACACGACTGGCCTCAAGACGGGTGTGCTCACTCCGGTCGAACCTGTGCCGCGCAAGTTGTTCAAGGGTTCT
The genomic region above belongs to Fibrobacter sp. UWB10 and contains:
- a CDS encoding cellulase family glycosylhydrolase, yielding MKRLSLSLAIAAIAGFATVANAAMADGGAKFLGNITTGGQIRSDFAQYWNQITPENGCKWGSIHSLSNGNSGTSKFAWDNFDKCESAYKWAKEKPGERHFKFHALVWGSQYPNFLCKKKNPGITVELTKQYITEWFDAVAAKFPDLEYIDVVNEAIWAGNNYHSGYGKPAAGAEGHSTDDTECGGSYIIEALGGDRVVNGKHQYDFITTAFKMARERWPKAVLIYNDYNTLSWQINEGIELIQTIVKNGAPVDAYGQQAHDCKGMSKNDFESKMTRIHNETGLPLLVSEYDIGEADDTKQKNDYANQIPFMWETPWVAGITIWGYINGSTWVANTGLIEKDGRKRASMNWLEEYFANNLSKGKNDVTFTPIEPEPQLPFKGEPIAIPGKVEAEDFDIPGKGVNEDGTSNQSYSDDSENHGDSDYRKDTGVDLYKKATGVIVGYNSEGDWLEWTVNVGDAGDYTMFAAVAAAGSTSSFQLSLDGKALTDVIAVPAAKEGEENYDDYNKVKANVTLPAGKHILRMDVTGAWFDVDYFTFVKGKDATDPEPIENPGQETSIGKNLELTNNKLQDYYVFDMQGVRMGVLSAYGFDAAKEILQNSGAVKTSGVYYLRSRSTGKMQSVRITK
- a CDS encoding endo-1,4-beta-xylanase, with product MKQKLSFSALAVALSCAVPSFAGPGLADGAAKFVGNITQSNSVGSDFTALWNQATAENGCKWGSVEGQRGKYNWGACDAAYNWAKQNGGHFKFHALVWGSQYPSWLNGLSTDETKKAITAWFDAVKQHYPDLEMIDVVNEAIRTGNNSYHSPYGKNNNIIPALGGDNGGNYQFVTTAFKMARERWPKAILIYNDYNTVQWNKDQGIQLIQTIKKNGAPVDAYGLQAHDMMSQGGGQGGTGGGGVCLNINTLKSITKEIWDKTQTPMFISEYDIATTDDNIQKQCYSEQISHFMENEHIAGITIWGYIYGRTWLDCNGTASGCSGIVKNGQDRAALKWMREYLKSNKGVNTTGLKTGVLTPVEPVPRKLFKGSAFDIPGKIEAEDFDISGVGETNGVSNVSYSESDIENHGDVKDYRKDTTGVDLYKKATGIIVGYNSEGDWLEYTVNVKEAGDYTMFAAVAAAGSTSSFQLSLDGKELTNVITVPAAKSGEENYDDYNKVKANVSLTAGTHILRMTVTGSWFDIDYFTFVKGKDATDPEPIEIEDDPMFVQPSIQIDENGLQDYFVFDAHGVNLGVLSAYGFEGAAEILQNTGDIKASGIYYLRNRWTGKMQSVRISR